Proteins from a genomic interval of Ovis aries strain OAR_USU_Benz2616 breed Rambouillet chromosome 25, ARS-UI_Ramb_v3.0, whole genome shotgun sequence:
- the C25H10orf71 gene encoding cardiac-enriched FHL2-interacting protein produces MQGSKKCADGFSDSSSIGSVLDDADKEVSSLTDRAFRSLCISEDASFHDSDLALSPDTTRQVFGNFHQGIVSHTHRKSGVWSQLPSQGTEHAGWAATFQQLPKYVQGEEKYPKGSSPLTPAQRRLEVPVSGLRSSNKPVSKVSSLIKSFDRTESQRCDSRPPASKPPALKNPPKFAPLPESGVNFCFDSAFLTVRRVPAEVSSTHQTSHQPGRKHGEQEAPKNPEMASHGPSSFLPTPEHAASSFEPKFPSPAHKAATSEPGRGQEWARKGTFLHSENSAFESWNAHQPRLPERKDAADAVPESKALKHYEDTPLLREPPAPEHKTSPCRVRANCSQEENKMAAGTLPTSGTWVSRDLGPQTFAMEEKTSSSQADPLPLKPTHAPWRKPKSGNGGKDSLQDASEEKKQTNWRGPALYTKHNPQAQFPEKDALDMPVEPHERYDPPFNISKLLTPVIPTKQVLESSESQPAEITPSPPGQLNGYQEKEPSECQSRDSYKSKAPSLLFNLKDVRKQVKSTYSPSPLMKGLDEKTRGKQEPLSNGGLLPNGLEENPPDEFSKETPDDGPSVPLASIRKDPKADPDAASADNYLTPTSPSTITKAPFCVNGEAADRNSYEKDDTNGESELGDARPSWRSDSRQRRHRRHLSLKLCSENPEAGKAAETPKTSGLENGFLRSISQETEPEREAGLQNPNFNPKLSPGPLSPEEEDVFYSDSQSDFMPGLKSKAKFSTSSSDQSFASFEDQQKTWFTETQQEDGRNGKSAGNGGKDEQEKVMEEDELEYGAVSNGSACVEEYSKRESSPEEEGLPGGSPGKAPREEADFRGAGTGGRKPDTALSHAKGPAPSPASTSNKHTLFAIKDNTLRATPVIKPIMLPLLRSMSAESPLRGGHKEEEPPRPGWSGDAGLCAPESQEMPSTLTPTSARGTHGKGVACERLEDHEWVPSAARSETSQAAPKWYVPSSPFTGEGQGLKPPQKATQKVTVNNGKSGSTDPVKLDAPRCIPTITLPEDDPEDQLPPQQLGTFWEEQVQGFNSHFLSTPRAGPPGRRWVTGELAASPNASSLEESSACSPAASSFWDDASQAPSEPGLLPGEPPRSSPWASPSPGRVAQREELTHALAWEPGSDPQLEPSAEDLRTLSPRGSLLDMAASSAGLLEKPEPPAQLERAAGKPPAVPPKTEKALRRAKKLASKRRKIDQPQEKHGERREEKLNPEDSERRPLSPGERPRPRLPVVRALPPPAHRHSVSALSEPVQRRPGGPQALTPQPPYPATQKVLQDPQSGEYFVFDLPLQVKIKTFYDPETGKYVKVSIPSSERGSPEPTPPDALAAPYVLYPGFRPLPVTALMPLRCSSQLSAPTFLRQRPHTTEAAGLRPQSFHDVGLQLPSEAPSNPTQPSAGQRPEGPPQSAGQERGEAPSLGIISTNDLEDFATEGIS; encoded by the coding sequence ATGCAGGGGAGTAAGAAGTGCGCGGATGGCTTCAGCGACTCCTCAAGCATTGGCAGTGTGCTGGATGACGCAGACAAGGAGGTGAGCAGCCTCACGGACCGCGCGTTCCGGAGCTTGTGCATCTCAGAGGACGCATCCTTCCATGACTCCGACCTGGCCCTGTCCCCGGATACCACCCGCCAGGTGTTTGGGAATTTTCACCAGGGAATAGTGAGCCACACACACCGGAAAAGCGGCGTCTGGAGTCAGTTACCATCCCAAGGCACTGAGCATGCAGGCTGGGCAGCCACATTCCAACAGCTGCCCAAGTATGTTCAAGGGGAGGAGAAGTACCCCAAAGGCAGCTCCCCGCTGACACCAGCCCAGAGGCGACTGGAAGTGCCAGTTTCTGGCCTGAGGAGCAGCAACAAGCCTGTTTCCAAAGTGTCATCTCTGATCAAATCTTTCGACAGGACCGAGAGCCAGCGCTGTGACAGCCGGCCTCCTGCCAGCAAGCCCCCAGCCCTCAAAAATCCCCCCAAATTTGCTCCTCTTCCGGAAAGTGGCGTCAACTTCTGCTTCGATTCTGCCTTTTTGACCGTCAGGAGGGTGCCTGCCGAAGTCTCCAGCACCCATCAGACCAGCCACCAGCCTGGCCGGAAGCACGGAGAGCAGGAAGCCCCTAAGAATCCCGAAATGGCCAGTCACGGCCCCAGCAGCTTCCTCCCAACTCCTGAACACGCAGCCAGTTCATTTGAGCCAAAGTTCCCCTCTCCTGCCCACAAGGCAGCCACCAGTGAGCCTGGACGGGGCCAGGAGTGGGCTCGCAAAGGGACCTTTCTCCATAGTGAGAACAGTGCTTTTGAGTCATGGAATGCCCACCAGCCGAGGCTACCCGAGAGAAAGGATGCTGCTGATGCTGTCCCAGAAAGCAAGGCTCTCAAGCATTATGAGGACACGCCCTTGTTAAGAGAGCCCCCGGCCCCTGAGCACAAAACCTCCCCCTGCCGTGTCCGGGCCAACTGCAGTCAAGAAGAGAACAAGATGGCTGCAGGGACTCTCCCCACATCTGGAACCTGGGTGTCGAGGGATTTGGGACCCCAGACATTTGCTATGGAAGAAAAAACTTCCAGCTCACAGGCTGACCCTCTTCCATTGAAACCAACCCATGCCCCCTGGAGGAAACCAAAGTCTGGCAATGGAGGGAAAGACAGTCTACAGGATGCTtcagaagagaagaaacagacCAACTGGAGAGGCCCAGCCTTGTATACAAAGCACAATCCCCAGGCGCAGTTTCCAGAAAAGGATGCTCTTGATATGCCTGTGGAGCCGCACGAGCGTTACGATCCTCCTTTCAACATCAGTAAGCTTCTGACCCCTGTCATACCCACCAAACAGGTCCTGGAATCGTCTGAGAGCCAGCCAGCGGAGATAACCCCTTCACCCCCAGGACAGCTAAATGGATACCAAGAGAAAGAGCCCAGTGAATGTCAGTCCCGGGACAGCTACAAATCTAAAGCCCCCAGCCTGCTGTTCAACCTCAAAGATGTGCGGAAGCAGGTCAAGAGCACGTACAGCCCCTCGCCTCTCATGAAAGGCCTGGACGAGAAAACCAGGGGCAAGCAAGAACCCCTGAGCAACGGCGGACTCCTTCCCAATGGGCTAGAGGAAAACCCTCCAGATGAGTTCTCTAAGGAGACACCAGATGACGGCCCTTCTGTGCCACTCGCCAGTATCCGGAAGGACCCCAAAGCTGACCCTGACGCAGCCTCTGCAGACAACTACCTAACTCCCACCTCACCATCAACTATCACCAAAGCCCCCTTCTGTGTCAACGGCGAGGCTGCCGACAGGAACAGCTATGAGAAGGACGATACCAATGGAGAATCCgagttgggtgatgccaggccCAGCTGGCGTTCGGACTCCAGGCAACGCCGCCACAGGAGACATCTGTCCCTGAAGCTTTGCAGCGAAAACCCTGAGGCAGGGAAGGCTGCAGAGACCCCAAAGACCTCTGGCCTAGAGAATGGATTCTTGAGATCCATCTCTCAAGAGACAGAACCCGAGAGAGAGGCAGGACTTCAGAATCCAAACTTCAACCCGAAACTCTCCCCAGGGCCCCTTTCTCCCGAGGAGGAAGATGTGTTTTACAGCGACAGCCAATCTGATTTTATGCCGGGCCTCAAAAGTAAGGCCAAGTTCAGCACCAGCTCTTCAGATCAGTCCTTTGCCTCGTTCGAGGATCAGCAGAAGACGTGGTTCACTGAGACCCAGCAGGAAGACGGCAGGAACGGCAAGAGTGCAGGTAACGGTGGGAAGGATGAGCAGGAGAAAGTGATGGAGGAAGATGAGCTAGAGTACGGTGCCGTGAGTAACGGGAGTGCATGCGTGGAGGAGTACAGCAAGCGGGAATCCTCGCCAGAAGAAGAGGGTTTGCCAGGAGGGAGCCCCGGGAAGGCGCCGAGGGAGGAAGCTGATTTCAGAGGCGCTGGGACAGGGGGGAGAAAGCCAGACACAGCTCTGTCACATGCCAAAGGTCCTGCCCCTTCACCAGCTTCCACTTCAAACAAGCACACACTCTTCGCAATTAAAGACAACACCCTGAGGGCCACCCCCGTGATCAAACCCATCATGCTGCCCCTCCTGAGGTCCATGTCCGCGGAGTCCCCACTGCGCGGTGGCCACAAAGAAGAAGAGCCGCCAAGGCCAGGCTGGAGCGGGGATGCTGGTCTCTGTGCCCCTGAGAGCCAGGAAATGCCCAGCACACTGACACCCACCAGTGCCCGGGGCACACACGGGAAGGGGGTGGCCTGTGAGCGGCTGGAGGACCACGAGTGGGTGCCCAGCGCCGCCAGGTcggagacctcccaggcagccccAAAGTGGTATGTTCCATCTTCTCCATTCACAGGGGAGGGCCAGGGGCTGAAGCCACCCCAAAAGGCCACACAGAAAGTTACGGTGAACAATGGCAAGAGCGGTTCAACAGACCCGGTGAAGCTGGATGCTCCAAGGTGCATCCCTACCATAACTTTGCCGGAAGATGACCCAGAAGACCAGCTACCGCCACAGCAGCTGGGAACCTTCTGGGAAGAGCAGGTGCAAGGCTTCAATAGTCACTTTTTGTCTACCCCCAGAGCAGGGCCCCCAGGGAGAAGATGGGTCACCGGTGAGCTGGCGGCTTCCCCCAATGCCAGCTCCCTGGAGGAGAGTAGTGCATGCTCCCCGGCTGCCAGCAGTTTTTGGGACGATGCTTCCCAGGCCCCCAgtgagcctggcctgctgccagGGGAGCCTCCGCGCAGCAGCCCCTGggccagccccagccctggcagGGTGGCCCAGAGGGAAGAGCTGACCCATGCCCTCGCGTGGGAGCCTGGCTCCGACCCCCAGCTGGAGCCATCAGCCGAAGACCTCAGGACGCTTTCTCCGAGAGGCTCACTGCTGGACATGGCCGCCAGCTCAGCCGGCCTCCTGGAGAAGCCAGAGCCTCCTGCTCAGCTGGAGAGGGCGGCCGGCAAGCCACCCGCGGTCCCGCCCAAAACAGAGAAGGCCCTGCGGCGGGCAAAGAAGCTGGCAAGCAAGAGGAGAAAGATCGACCAGCCACAGGAAAAGCATGGGGAACGCCGCGAAGAAAAGCTGAACCCTGAGGACTCAGAGCGGAGGCCACTGTCCCCCGGAGAGAGGCCCCGGCCCAGGCTCCCCGTGGTCCGCGCCCTGCCCCCTCCCGCACACCGCCACTCCGTGTCAGCCCTTTCAGAGCCAGTCCAGAGGAGGCCCGGGGGGCCCCAGGCCCTGACACCCCAGCCCCCTTACCCTGCCACCCAGAAGGTCCTCCAGGACCCCCAGTCTGGAGAGTACTTTGTCTTTGATCTGCCGCTCCAGGTGAAAATCAAGACCTTCTATGACCCGGAGACAGGCAAATACGTCAAGGTCTCCATCCCATCCTCTGAGCGGGGGTCCCCTGAGCCAACCCCGCCGGACGCCCTTGCTGCTCCCTACGTGCTCTACCCCGGCTTCCGGCCCCTGCCCGTGACGGCTCTGATGCCCCTGCGCTGCTCCTCCCAGCTCTCTGCCCCCACCTTCCTAAGGCAGCGCCCTCACACCACCGAGGCAGCCGGCCTCAGGCCCCAGAGCTTCCACGATGTGGGCCTGCAGCTGCCCTCTGAGGCTCCCAGCAACCCCACCCAGCCCTCTGCAGGCCAGCGCCCCGAGGGGCCTCCCCAGAGtgcagggcaggagaggggagaggctcCAAGCCTGGGCATCATCTCCACCAATGACCTAGAGGACTTTGCCACAGAAGGCATTTCTTGA